A window of the Branchiibius hedensis genome harbors these coding sequences:
- a CDS encoding ABC transporter permease produces MSTITARRTVSAPAKETAPQPDPDLTVQGPDRIHAALDTVSHPVRINPLLLGGGIVAWVGFALVVLLVPNESSQALRDLQAIEAMSTPIAIAGLLVAGAWAGIWALSASGSRLGRWAHNHATHGAAWLLGSALWALFWEYSTAKTAALALPYFQSPQAVLNAIWTDHGLLAESLGNSLLLLVVGFVVGLVAGLVTGVTIGWFQQANYWVHPILIFLGPVPSLAWVPLVFVLAPSAYSGAVFMIALSVWFPITVLTRAGVLSVPRSYFDVAQTLGAKGVFLVGRISLPAALPSIFTGAFMALGASFVSLTVAENFGVNSGLGWYLNWKKGWGDYAGVYAGIVILVVVCGLLLTLLFRSRNWVLRWEKELTRW; encoded by the coding sequence ATGTCCACCATCACGGCACGGCGGACTGTGTCTGCCCCCGCGAAAGAGACTGCGCCACAGCCGGACCCGGACCTCACCGTCCAGGGTCCAGACCGGATCCACGCCGCGTTGGACACCGTGTCCCATCCGGTGCGGATCAATCCGCTGCTGCTCGGCGGCGGAATCGTCGCCTGGGTCGGGTTCGCGCTGGTGGTCCTGCTGGTCCCCAACGAGTCGTCCCAGGCCCTGCGCGACCTGCAAGCGATCGAGGCCATGAGTACGCCGATCGCGATCGCTGGTCTGCTCGTCGCCGGGGCCTGGGCCGGGATCTGGGCGTTGTCCGCCAGCGGTTCCCGGCTCGGTCGCTGGGCGCACAACCACGCGACCCACGGCGCGGCGTGGCTGCTCGGGTCGGCGTTGTGGGCGTTGTTCTGGGAATACTCGACGGCCAAGACGGCGGCCCTTGCCCTGCCGTACTTCCAGTCGCCGCAGGCGGTGCTCAACGCGATCTGGACCGACCACGGTCTGCTCGCCGAGAGCCTCGGCAACTCGTTGCTGCTGCTCGTGGTCGGGTTCGTGGTCGGCCTGGTCGCGGGTCTGGTCACCGGCGTGACGATCGGCTGGTTCCAGCAGGCGAACTACTGGGTCCACCCGATCCTGATCTTCCTGGGCCCGGTGCCCTCCCTCGCCTGGGTGCCGTTGGTCTTCGTCCTGGCCCCCTCGGCGTACTCCGGGGCGGTTTTCATGATCGCGCTGAGCGTGTGGTTCCCGATCACGGTCCTGACCCGGGCCGGGGTGCTCAGCGTGCCGCGCTCGTACTTCGACGTCGCCCAGACGCTCGGCGCCAAGGGCGTGTTCCTGGTCGGCCGGATCAGCCTGCCGGCCGCGTTGCCGAGCATCTTCACCGGGGCGTTCATGGCCCTGGGTGCCTCGTTCGTCAGCCTCACGGTCGCGGAGAACTTCGGCGTCAACTCCGGCCTCGGCTGGTACCTGAACTGGAAGAAGGGCTGGGGCGACTACGCGGGCGTCTACGCCGGGATCGTGATCCTGGTCGTGGTCTGTGGCCTCCTGCTGACCCTGCTGTTCCGTAGCCGCAACTGGGTGCTGCGCTGGGAGAAGGAGCTGACCCGATGGTGA
- a CDS encoding ABC transporter substrate-binding protein, which translates to MTENTPGTPEQNDAAPAGDEVLPSGARVEANVDADAPKGVSRRSLVTAGAVVAAAAGVGGWAFLRSQDHDVQAATGTPTVTNSWAKKQLALVSPSGVCEAPLIAAYENGLFKKAGLDVVLKKSGTDEDTTAAVGSGKYVASNGIFFNFLGPIYNGTPVKLSGGLHHGCLDLYARSDGSVPTVASLKGKKIGVSNLQGSATNFFSLDLLDAGINSSPAAKQVEWVVIEQDLLPEALKSKKVDAIATAGGFLPIIQGVKDGWAKELSNNRNLSTNAAYPCCAVALNQTFVTQDPVTAATLVSTWIEGARWVGANLEEAAHLVTEKKYVSGKPDEALAVLRTLTFDPSTASLHKALEPGIAKFIKTGFLPAATNPQVLADKAFVDLKLA; encoded by the coding sequence ATGACCGAGAACACCCCCGGAACCCCTGAGCAGAACGACGCTGCGCCTGCTGGCGACGAGGTCCTGCCCAGTGGCGCCCGGGTCGAAGCCAACGTCGATGCCGATGCCCCCAAGGGCGTTAGCCGCCGCAGCCTGGTGACCGCCGGCGCGGTCGTCGCAGCCGCCGCCGGCGTCGGCGGCTGGGCGTTCCTGCGCAGCCAGGACCACGACGTACAGGCCGCCACCGGCACGCCCACCGTGACCAACTCGTGGGCCAAGAAGCAGTTGGCTCTGGTGTCGCCCAGTGGGGTGTGTGAGGCGCCGCTGATCGCGGCGTACGAGAACGGTCTGTTCAAGAAGGCCGGACTCGATGTGGTGCTGAAGAAGTCGGGAACCGACGAAGACACCACGGCCGCAGTCGGTTCCGGCAAGTACGTCGCGTCGAACGGCATCTTCTTCAACTTCCTCGGCCCGATCTACAACGGCACCCCGGTCAAGCTCAGCGGTGGTCTGCACCACGGCTGCCTCGACCTCTATGCCCGTAGCGACGGTTCGGTGCCGACGGTCGCGTCGTTGAAGGGCAAGAAGATCGGCGTCAGCAACCTGCAGGGTTCGGCGACCAACTTCTTCTCCCTGGATCTGTTGGACGCCGGCATCAACTCCAGCCCGGCCGCCAAGCAGGTCGAATGGGTCGTCATCGAGCAGGACCTGCTGCCCGAGGCGTTGAAGTCCAAGAAGGTCGACGCGATCGCCACCGCGGGCGGCTTCCTGCCGATCATCCAGGGGGTCAAGGACGGCTGGGCCAAGGAACTGTCCAACAACCGCAACCTGTCGACCAACGCGGCGTACCCCTGCTGCGCCGTCGCTCTGAACCAGACGTTCGTCACCCAGGACCCGGTCACCGCCGCCACCCTGGTCAGCACCTGGATCGAGGGCGCTCGCTGGGTCGGTGCCAACCTCGAGGAGGCCGCGCACCTGGTCACCGAGAAGAAGTACGTCTCCGGCAAGCCCGATGAGGCCCTGGCCGTCTTGCGGACGCTGACCTTCGACCCGTCGACCGCCAGCCTGCACAAGGCCCTCGAGCCCGGCATCGCCAAGTTCATCAAGACCGGCTTCCTGCCGGCAGCCACCAACCCCCAGGTGCTGGCCGACAAGGCGTTCGTCGATCTGAAGCTGGCCTGA
- a CDS encoding PLP-dependent cysteine synthase family protein, translating to MAVLVTEITELIGDTPLLELTRYGRNRDLGARIVAKLETFNPIGSVKDRIAWAIIRDAEERGELRPGGRIVDLTSGNTGIALAAIAASRGYGSTFYAGDNISADKVALLRAFGADVITVPNTFFLDPDALVLLRERARTEHPDAYFTDQLANPVNPQYHYDTTGPEIWKATAGSVDILVGGVGTGGTLSGSGRYLKENNPQVQVVVAEPGWGSVPTPENPYPQEIDGVHKITEAEPQQIPDNFDQSIADEYVAVETADAYLAAQALAREEGVLAGSSAGAILHVATQLAQRPENAGKTIVAIVPDSGERYLSAGIYGNVTAPVAATV from the coding sequence ATGGCTGTCCTCGTCACGGAGATCACCGAACTCATCGGTGACACCCCTCTGCTCGAACTCACCCGCTACGGACGCAACCGCGACCTGGGTGCGCGTATCGTCGCCAAACTCGAGACGTTCAACCCGATCGGCTCGGTCAAGGACCGCATCGCCTGGGCGATCATCCGCGACGCCGAAGAACGCGGCGAACTGCGACCCGGTGGCCGAATCGTCGACCTGACCAGCGGCAACACCGGCATCGCGTTGGCCGCGATCGCTGCGTCCCGCGGCTACGGCTCGACGTTCTACGCCGGGGACAACATCAGCGCCGACAAGGTCGCCCTGCTGCGCGCGTTCGGCGCCGATGTCATCACCGTCCCCAACACGTTCTTCCTCGACCCGGACGCGTTGGTCCTGCTGCGCGAGCGTGCCCGCACCGAGCACCCGGACGCCTACTTCACCGACCAGTTGGCCAACCCGGTCAACCCCCAGTACCACTACGACACCACCGGTCCGGAGATCTGGAAGGCAACCGCCGGCTCGGTGGACATCCTGGTCGGCGGCGTCGGGACCGGTGGCACGCTGTCCGGCAGCGGCCGCTACCTGAAGGAGAACAACCCGCAGGTGCAGGTTGTGGTGGCCGAGCCGGGCTGGGGTTCGGTGCCGACTCCGGAGAACCCCTACCCCCAGGAGATCGACGGCGTGCACAAGATCACCGAGGCTGAGCCGCAACAGATCCCGGACAACTTCGACCAGTCGATCGCCGACGAGTACGTCGCGGTCGAGACCGCCGACGCCTACCTGGCGGCGCAGGCCCTCGCCCGCGAGGAAGGCGTCCTCGCCGGGTCCTCCGCCGGCGCGATCCTGCACGTCGCGACGCAACTGGCTCAGCGACCGGAGAACGCCGGCAAGACCATCGTGGCCATCGTTCCGGACTCCGGCGAGCGGTACCTGTCCGCGGGGATCTACGGCAACGTGACCGCACCTGTGGCCGCCACGGTCTGA
- a CDS encoding DUF2079 domain-containing protein, which yields MKRRAALLWLVGSLWLAMWSVARFNAGLATAYDLGIFSQSAKSWSQGHWPRSDIRGLDLLGDHFSPILALNGLWWRIWPDPRVLLIAQAILLALAMVIVWWVARTLVGEPIALLLFVIGLVARGTIAADLFDFHEVAYAAPTVALLAAAVLRARFRLAVASAVVLVLVKEDLGLTVIAAGAAWWLLHRDGWRRPAVLVSVGVAGLVAATVVLRAVGGGSGYGVFFGGSGSTPLGQQVDTGWSWWRLAPLALFAVTALFVGLRSPVAVLAIPTLAWRMIGNNPSYWRLDTHYDLVLVPIALIAAAHALHGPTHTHPDFCSAAHPEAALPGELRCKTPVTSGVAAVAGIGAVISVTLGVAQLVEVAAAPWHAVAPTQRYRDLQEISARISKGAPIAASNTTGAYLVATHDQVWSIQSAPAVRYVVFARDKGPLDEVSRCQREALFDAATARADVTVMTAGRGDIIAIRYLDPTIVRLADCG from the coding sequence GTGAAACGTCGGGCGGCGCTGCTGTGGCTGGTCGGCAGTCTCTGGCTGGCGATGTGGTCGGTCGCGCGGTTCAACGCCGGTCTGGCCACGGCGTACGACCTGGGCATCTTCAGCCAGTCGGCCAAGTCGTGGTCGCAGGGGCACTGGCCGCGTTCGGACATCCGCGGACTTGATCTGCTGGGCGACCACTTCAGCCCGATCCTGGCCCTGAACGGGCTGTGGTGGCGGATCTGGCCGGACCCCCGCGTGCTGCTCATCGCGCAGGCGATCCTGCTCGCTCTGGCGATGGTGATCGTGTGGTGGGTCGCCCGCACCCTGGTCGGTGAGCCAATTGCGTTGCTGCTGTTCGTGATCGGCCTGGTCGCCCGGGGGACGATCGCGGCGGATCTGTTCGACTTCCACGAGGTGGCGTACGCCGCGCCAACCGTCGCGCTGTTGGCGGCGGCTGTGCTGCGGGCCCGCTTCCGCCTCGCTGTGGCCTCGGCCGTCGTCCTGGTGTTGGTGAAGGAGGATCTCGGCCTGACGGTGATCGCGGCTGGTGCGGCGTGGTGGTTGTTGCACCGGGACGGCTGGCGACGGCCGGCGGTCCTCGTGAGCGTCGGGGTGGCCGGCCTGGTGGCGGCGACCGTGGTGTTGCGAGCCGTCGGAGGCGGCTCCGGGTACGGCGTCTTCTTCGGCGGATCGGGCAGCACGCCACTGGGGCAACAGGTCGACACGGGGTGGTCCTGGTGGCGGCTGGCACCACTGGCCCTGTTCGCGGTCACGGCGCTCTTCGTCGGACTGCGTTCTCCCGTCGCGGTGCTGGCCATCCCCACCCTGGCCTGGCGGATGATCGGCAACAACCCGTCGTACTGGCGGCTGGACACCCATTACGACCTGGTCCTGGTGCCGATCGCCCTGATCGCCGCGGCGCACGCGCTGCACGGTCCCACCCACACCCACCCCGATTTTTGCAGCGCAGCTCACCCGGAAGCTGCGCTCCCAGGTGAGCTGCGCTGCAAGACTCCGGTGACCTCGGGGGTGGCGGCGGTCGCTGGCATCGGTGCGGTGATCAGCGTCACTCTGGGAGTTGCGCAGCTGGTCGAGGTGGCCGCTGCGCCGTGGCACGCCGTCGCGCCCACGCAGCGATATCGCGACCTGCAGGAAATCAGCGCGCGGATCTCCAAGGGCGCACCGATCGCGGCCAGCAACACCACCGGCGCTTATCTGGTCGCCACCCATGATCAGGTGTGGTCGATCCAATCGGCGCCGGCGGTGCGCTATGTCGTCTTCGCCCGGGACAAAGGACCGCTCGATGAGGTCTCACGGTGCCAGCGCGAGGCGTTGTTCGACGCGGCAACGGCCCGTGCGGACGTGACCGTCATGACCGCCGGACGAGGAGACATCATCGCGATCCGCTACCTGGATCCCACGATCGTGCGGCTGGCCGACTGCGGCTGA
- the rsmI gene encoding 16S rRNA (cytidine(1402)-2'-O)-methyltransferase, with product MAEGVLVLAGTPIGDPRDAPPRLVSWLGQADVVAAEDTRRLHRLADQLEVSPRGRVLSYHEHNERARTPELVDRLTAGESVLLVTDAGMPSVSDPGYRLVTAAITAGARVTCVPGPSAVLMALAVSGLPTDRFCFEGFLPRKPGERARHLRTLATEPRTMVFFEAPHRLAEMLTALAEAFGPDRPAAVCRELTKTYEEIRRGGLAELADWAVEGARGEITVVVAGARGASVALEDVLPEVLSRAASGERLKDVCAQIASATGLSKKSLYDAAVAAR from the coding sequence ATGGCCGAGGGTGTGTTGGTGTTGGCAGGTACGCCGATCGGCGACCCCCGAGACGCCCCGCCCCGGTTGGTGTCCTGGCTGGGGCAGGCCGATGTCGTCGCAGCCGAGGACACCCGACGGTTGCACCGGCTCGCCGACCAGCTCGAGGTGTCGCCGCGGGGTCGGGTCCTCAGCTACCACGAGCACAACGAGCGGGCCCGCACCCCGGAACTGGTCGATCGGCTGACTGCCGGCGAGAGCGTCCTGTTGGTCACCGACGCTGGGATGCCGTCGGTGTCCGATCCCGGCTACCGCCTCGTGACCGCGGCGATCACGGCCGGGGCCCGGGTCACCTGCGTGCCCGGCCCGTCCGCGGTCCTGATGGCGCTCGCGGTGTCCGGGCTGCCCACCGATCGCTTCTGCTTCGAGGGCTTCCTGCCCCGCAAACCGGGGGAGCGCGCCCGGCACCTGCGCACCCTGGCCACCGAACCGCGCACGATGGTCTTCTTCGAGGCACCGCACCGGCTGGCCGAGATGCTCACCGCGCTCGCCGAGGCGTTCGGTCCGGATCGGCCGGCCGCGGTGTGCCGGGAACTGACCAAGACCTACGAAGAGATACGTCGCGGCGGCCTGGCCGAGTTGGCGGACTGGGCGGTCGAGGGCGCCCGCGGTGAGATCACCGTCGTCGTGGCCGGTGCGCGTGGCGCTTCGGTCGCTCTCGAGGACGTCCTGCCCGAGGTGCTGTCCCGAGCCGCCTCCGGCGAACGGCTCAAGGACGTGTGCGCGCAGATCGCTTCGGCCACGGGCCTGTCCAAGAAGTCGCTCTACGACGCGGCGGTCGCCGCCCGGTGA
- a CDS encoding dolichyl-phosphate-mannose--protein mannosyltransferase, with product MSSTTLDAPAPPVQDSPLPLRYQLRRRLLGRPRTAREKLWAWLGPALVALIGGILRFWDLGRPHQLIFDETYYVKEGWSLIQYGIERQQNIFGTQSDNLFTMGSPQVYGSQADFVVHPPFGKWVIGFFEWIFGIDSSFGWRVGVALAGTIAIYLIGRCAWHLFRSPLLATLASILLCFEGTAFVMSRVSILDGLVMFWPLAAFAALLADRDRSRRILADKVAAVRDAGQSVSALGPWLGWRPWRWVAAVCLGLGMATKWSDGFYLAIFGLMTVWWDLGARRAVGARNWIAGTFLKDALPAMVKLVGVSVLTYLLCWIGWFRSDNGYDRTWAVANPADKDSGFSPDSSLFAWLPDSLRSLWQYHIEMYNSAKSITAAHPYMSNPWSWILQTRPTSFFYESPGKDAGCTVDQCSKAITSLGNPLIWWFGAIALIICIFYWLFGRDWRAGAIVGGVMAGWLPWFSYQDRTIFTFYSVVFVPYIVLACVFVLGLVLGAPDASVRRVRAGRIAVGSFTVLTVALFVFFWPIWTAQVIPYTHWQARMWLPSWI from the coding sequence GTGAGCTCCACGACCCTTGACGCACCTGCGCCCCCGGTCCAGGACTCACCCCTCCCGCTGCGCTACCAGTTGCGTCGCCGCCTGCTGGGCCGACCCCGCACCGCCCGGGAGAAGCTGTGGGCCTGGCTCGGCCCGGCCCTGGTCGCGCTCATCGGCGGCATCCTGCGGTTCTGGGACCTCGGCCGACCGCACCAGCTGATCTTCGACGAGACGTACTACGTCAAAGAGGGTTGGTCGCTGATCCAGTACGGCATCGAGCGGCAACAGAACATCTTCGGCACCCAGAGCGACAACCTCTTCACGATGGGCAGCCCGCAGGTCTACGGCAGCCAGGCCGACTTCGTGGTGCACCCGCCCTTCGGTAAATGGGTCATCGGTTTCTTCGAGTGGATCTTCGGGATCGACTCATCGTTCGGATGGCGGGTCGGGGTGGCGCTGGCCGGGACCATCGCGATCTACCTGATCGGCCGGTGCGCATGGCACCTGTTCCGATCGCCGTTGCTGGCGACGCTGGCCTCGATCCTGCTGTGTTTCGAGGGCACCGCGTTCGTGATGTCGCGGGTGTCGATCCTCGACGGACTGGTGATGTTCTGGCCCCTGGCGGCGTTTGCGGCGCTGTTGGCCGACCGGGACCGCAGCCGGCGGATCCTGGCCGACAAGGTGGCCGCGGTCCGCGACGCGGGGCAGTCGGTGTCCGCGCTGGGCCCGTGGCTGGGTTGGCGGCCGTGGCGCTGGGTCGCCGCCGTGTGCCTCGGCCTGGGCATGGCGACCAAGTGGTCGGATGGGTTCTACCTGGCGATTTTCGGGTTGATGACGGTGTGGTGGGACCTGGGTGCGCGCCGTGCGGTCGGCGCTCGCAACTGGATCGCCGGAACCTTCCTCAAAGACGCGCTGCCGGCGATGGTCAAACTGGTCGGTGTCAGCGTGCTGACCTATCTGTTGTGCTGGATCGGCTGGTTCCGCAGCGACAACGGATACGACCGGACCTGGGCGGTGGCCAATCCGGCGGACAAGGACAGCGGATTCTCGCCGGACAGTTCTCTGTTCGCCTGGCTGCCGGACTCGCTGCGCAGCCTGTGGCAGTACCACATCGAGATGTACAACTCGGCCAAGAGCATCACCGCGGCGCACCCGTACATGTCCAACCCCTGGTCGTGGATCCTGCAGACCCGCCCGACGTCGTTCTTCTACGAATCCCCGGGTAAGGACGCCGGCTGCACCGTCGACCAGTGCTCCAAGGCAATCACCTCGCTCGGCAATCCGCTGATCTGGTGGTTCGGCGCGATCGCCCTGATCATCTGCATCTTCTACTGGCTCTTCGGGCGCGACTGGCGGGCCGGTGCGATCGTCGGCGGTGTGATGGCCGGCTGGTTGCCGTGGTTCAGTTACCAGGACCGCACCATCTTCACGTTCTACTCGGTGGTCTTCGTGCCCTACATCGTGTTGGCGTGCGTGTTCGTCCTCGGCCTGGTCCTCGGCGCACCCGATGCGTCCGTACGTCGAGTGCGGGCCGGGCGGATCGCCGTCGGGTCGTTCACGGTGTTGACCGTTGCGCTCTTCGTGTTCTTCTGGCCGATCTGGACTGCCCAGGTGATCCCCTACACGCACTGGCAGGCCCGGATGTGGCTGCCGAGCTGGATCTGA
- a CDS encoding PH domain-containing protein, whose protein sequence is MAADDWRRLSARMLLVHPFKEVGRFVPALLAAAVFGSTTDDPWWWALIVTVVFVLIGFLRWWTTRYRFTTDRVELQHGVFTKQLLTTPIDRVRSVDVMASPLHRVLALAKVRIGTGAGENDLVLDGLTTAQAAALRAELLHRDPALQTGAGTSEDVAPPLGERVLLTWNPSWVRFAPFNPSNMVIVLVLAGFVFRVVNDLHLNPSSNAQIHDAITWVRGLVLPLAVLLAAAAIVALAAVLAMAGYLLAFYGFRLTADEVGHTWHVTRGLLTTRSTSLDTRRIRGVTINQPVPLRWVGGARLSAITTGLHGRHDEDRSRGEADLLSPPSPLPVVLALACDVIDPTVLAHPIAPHGPVATRRRYTRALWPSLVVALGLVLAGTWGPLPRWVAYAAPILLPAAALLAWDRARRLGHAIAGDYLISRTGGLGGATHVVRTDGTVAVVVRRSIFQRRQGVATVELATAAGDQGYTVLDVSSQRATELADELLAAARNA, encoded by the coding sequence ATGGCCGCAGACGACTGGCGACGGCTCTCTGCGCGGATGCTGCTGGTCCACCCCTTCAAAGAGGTCGGCCGTTTCGTGCCCGCCCTGCTTGCGGCGGCCGTCTTCGGCAGCACGACCGACGATCCCTGGTGGTGGGCGCTGATCGTCACGGTGGTCTTCGTGCTGATCGGCTTCTTGCGCTGGTGGACCACGCGCTACCGGTTCACGACCGACCGGGTCGAGTTGCAGCACGGCGTCTTCACCAAACAGCTGCTCACGACGCCGATCGACCGGGTGCGCAGCGTCGACGTCATGGCCTCGCCGTTGCACCGGGTCCTGGCCCTGGCGAAGGTGCGGATCGGCACCGGCGCCGGTGAGAACGACCTCGTGCTCGACGGGCTGACCACCGCCCAGGCGGCCGCGCTGCGGGCGGAGTTGCTGCACCGAGACCCGGCGCTGCAGACCGGAGCAGGCACGTCCGAGGACGTCGCACCGCCGCTGGGTGAGCGGGTGTTGCTGACGTGGAATCCCTCCTGGGTGCGGTTCGCGCCGTTCAACCCCTCGAACATGGTCATCGTCCTGGTGCTGGCCGGATTCGTGTTCCGGGTCGTCAACGACCTGCACCTCAACCCGAGCAGCAACGCCCAGATCCACGACGCCATCACGTGGGTGCGCGGGCTGGTCCTGCCGCTGGCCGTGCTGCTTGCGGCGGCGGCGATCGTGGCGCTTGCGGCGGTGCTGGCGATGGCCGGCTATCTGCTGGCGTTCTACGGGTTCCGCCTCACTGCCGACGAGGTCGGCCACACCTGGCACGTCACGCGGGGACTGCTGACGACGCGGTCGACCTCGTTGGACACCCGCCGCATCCGCGGGGTCACGATCAACCAGCCGGTTCCGTTGCGCTGGGTGGGCGGCGCCCGGCTCAGTGCGATCACGACCGGTCTGCACGGCCGGCACGATGAGGACCGCTCCCGTGGCGAGGCCGACCTGTTGTCGCCGCCGTCGCCGTTGCCGGTGGTCCTGGCCCTGGCCTGCGATGTCATCGACCCCACGGTGTTGGCCCACCCGATCGCCCCGCACGGCCCGGTCGCCACCCGTCGGCGTTACACCCGGGCGTTGTGGCCGAGCCTCGTGGTGGCGCTCGGGTTGGTGCTGGCCGGCACGTGGGGTCCGCTGCCGCGGTGGGTGGCGTACGCCGCGCCCATCCTGCTGCCCGCGGCTGCCCTTCTCGCGTGGGACCGTGCGCGTCGTCTCGGGCACGCGATCGCCGGGGACTACCTGATCAGCCGGACCGGTGGCCTCGGTGGGGCGACACACGTGGTCCGCACCGACGGCACCGTCGCGGTGGTGGTACGCCGCTCGATCTTCCAACGCCGGCAAGGGGTCGCCACTGTCGAACTGGCCACCGCGGCCGGCGACCAGGGATACACGGTGCTCGACGTCAGCTCGCAGCGCGCGACCGAGCTGGCCGATGAGTTGCTGGCCGCCGCACGCAACGCGTGA
- a CDS encoding PH domain-containing protein: MQLPQPERRVSARAPAYWRLRGGLVAVVLLAIAVVVQIFVRPPTALVVLMWFVVVVVAVVEVLVMPRWRYAVHRWDVNQEAVSTQIGWWVSELRVAPISRVQTVDTERGPLMRWFGLSTVTVTTASSKGALHIPALEHEVATQLVSDLTAISAADHRDAT, translated from the coding sequence ATGCAACTGCCGCAACCAGAACGCCGGGTGTCAGCCCGGGCGCCGGCCTACTGGCGGCTGCGCGGCGGCCTGGTCGCGGTGGTGCTCCTGGCCATCGCGGTCGTCGTCCAGATCTTCGTGCGTCCGCCCACGGCGCTCGTTGTCCTGATGTGGTTCGTGGTCGTCGTCGTGGCCGTGGTCGAGGTGTTGGTGATGCCACGCTGGCGGTACGCCGTCCATCGATGGGACGTCAACCAGGAGGCGGTGTCGACCCAAATCGGTTGGTGGGTCAGCGAATTGCGGGTTGCTCCGATCAGTCGGGTGCAGACGGTCGACACCGAGCGCGGACCGCTGATGCGGTGGTTCGGGCTGAGCACGGTCACCGTGACGACGGCGTCGTCGAAGGGCGCGTTGCACATCCCGGCCCTCGAGCACGAGGTGGCGACCCAGTTGGTCTCCGATCTGACGGCGATCAGCGCGGCGGATCACCGGGACGCGACCTGA
- a CDS encoding FAD-binding oxidoreductase: protein MPSPEPAQLAAALPTGRLLTDPAKMAPYRWDRALDPDAGTPIAVLCAKTTADVQAGVRWAAQHGIPVIPRGAGSGLSGGSSAIDGCLMITVDEMTAIEIDPLTRMATVEPGALNAHVKQAAAAHGLWYPPDPSSFEFCSIGGNVATNAGGLCCVKYGVTTDYVLGMTVVLADGSVVELGGPRLKDVAGLSLTKLFIGSEGTLGIITKVLLRLVPAQRPPATLVATFARLDDATQTVVDITSAMRPSMLEFMDKPTINAVEDVTKMGLDRDAEAMLIVQSDEPAGHAAVEIAQITAICEKNSATEVFDTDDVETGEQFVVARRMAIPAVERKGSLLLEDVGVPVPRLGDLVRGIAQIAQRRDILIAVLAHAGDGNTHPLLVFDPSDAGQSERAHTAYGEVMDLAIGLGGTITGEHGVGRLKKPWLGDYLGPDVLALNQRIKKALDPAGIMNPGAMLD from the coding sequence GTGCCCTCCCCTGAGCCCGCCCAGCTGGCCGCGGCCCTGCCCACCGGCCGATTGCTCACCGATCCCGCCAAGATGGCGCCCTACCGCTGGGACCGGGCGCTGGATCCCGATGCGGGTACGCCGATCGCGGTGTTGTGCGCGAAAACCACCGCCGACGTGCAGGCCGGGGTGCGCTGGGCCGCGCAGCACGGTATCCCGGTGATCCCCCGCGGCGCGGGGTCCGGACTGTCCGGCGGCTCCAGCGCGATCGACGGTTGCCTGATGATCACCGTCGATGAGATGACGGCGATCGAGATCGACCCGCTGACCCGGATGGCCACGGTCGAACCGGGCGCGCTGAACGCACACGTCAAGCAGGCGGCCGCCGCGCACGGCCTGTGGTATCCGCCGGATCCGAGCTCGTTCGAGTTCTGCTCCATCGGCGGCAACGTGGCCACCAACGCCGGCGGTCTGTGTTGTGTGAAGTACGGCGTGACCACCGATTACGTGCTGGGGATGACCGTCGTGCTGGCGGACGGCAGCGTCGTCGAACTCGGCGGTCCACGTCTGAAGGACGTCGCCGGTCTGTCCCTGACCAAACTCTTCATCGGCTCCGAAGGCACCCTCGGCATCATCACCAAGGTGCTGCTGCGCCTGGTCCCGGCGCAGCGGCCCCCGGCCACCCTGGTCGCGACCTTCGCCCGGCTGGATGACGCCACGCAGACCGTCGTCGACATCACCAGCGCGATGCGGCCCTCGATGCTGGAGTTCATGGACAAGCCGACGATCAACGCGGTCGAGGATGTCACCAAGATGGGGCTGGACCGGGACGCCGAAGCGATGTTGATCGTGCAGTCCGACGAGCCGGCCGGCCACGCCGCAGTGGAGATCGCCCAGATCACCGCGATCTGCGAGAAGAACAGCGCCACAGAGGTTTTCGACACCGATGATGTCGAGACCGGTGAGCAGTTCGTCGTCGCTCGCCGGATGGCGATCCCGGCCGTCGAGCGCAAGGGTTCGCTGCTGCTGGAGGACGTCGGCGTGCCGGTCCCCCGGCTGGGTGACCTGGTGCGCGGTATCGCGCAGATCGCGCAGCGCCGGGACATCCTGATCGCGGTGCTGGCGCACGCGGGCGACGGCAACACCCACCCGCTGCTGGTCTTCGACCCCTCAGATGCGGGTCAGTCCGAACGCGCCCACACGGCGTACGGCGAAGTCATGGATCTGGCGATCGGCCTGGGCGGCACCATCACCGGTGAGCACGGCGTCGGCCGGTTGAAGAAGCCGTGGCTGGGCGACTATCTGGGTCCGGACGTCCTCGCCCTCAACCAGCGGATCAAGAAGGCCCTGGATCCCGCAGGGATCATGAACCCCGGCGCGATGCTGGATTAG